The Geoglobus acetivorans genome window below encodes:
- a CDS encoding ribbon-helix-helix protein, CopG family: MVHRTSVSLDSKTLEKINELIRKTGKSVSEIVREAINLYHATEFSPGFTENALKTYIDFLSEGEHVIVDLEHWCAIWEELNEKADDRFWELIVKSGIEHGIQYYNKGLRDVKSILDYMEPGNFFRYKEDSDGSYTLILSCPSEMKFIRVFLENILKAQNIDAEIRESIGKLRIVLK, from the coding sequence ATGGTACACAGGACCTCCGTAAGCCTTGATTCCAAGACTCTGGAAAAGATAAACGAACTTATCAGAAAGACAGGGAAGTCTGTGAGCGAGATAGTCAGAGAGGCCATAAACCTGTACCATGCCACTGAATTCTCTCCGGGATTTACTGAAAATGCGCTGAAAACATACATAGATTTCCTTTCCGAAGGTGAACACGTTATAGTCGACCTTGAACACTGGTGCGCAATCTGGGAAGAACTCAATGAGAAAGCGGATGACAGATTCTGGGAACTGATAGTGAAATCCGGGATAGAGCATGGGATCCAGTATTACAACAAGGGTCTGAGAGACGTCAAAAGCATTCTCGATTACATGGAACCCGGAAACTTTTTCAGATACAAGGAAGATTCGGATGGGAGCTACACGCTGATACTGTCCTGTCCTTCCGAGATGAAGTTTATCAGAGTATTCCTTGAAAACATCCTGAAAGCCCAGAATATTGATGCTGAAATAAGGGAAAGCATAGGAAAGCTCAGAATCGTTCTCAAATGA